The following nucleotide sequence is from Candidatus Woesearchaeota archaeon.
CACTGTTGCAAACACCCCCTGAACAAGCGCAATAAGGATGTTCCCGTAAATCACTGCATAAAGCGAGTCATTGAACTGCTTTAAAATCTTCTTCCTGTGGCTCTCATGAAGCGGGATTATGCTGTTTATTCCCGCTGAAAAATAATCATAATCCCTGAGCAAAAAGAATATTGTGAAGAATATCAGGAAAAGGTCGAAGAGCTTTGAGGGGATTGAAATCAGGAATGAGGATGTCGCCTTGATGACAACATTTGCAGTGCTTAAAATCATCTCATTCCATGCGTTTCTGAAAATCTCAACCTTAAGCGCATTATCTGCAATTGAAACAAGCCGGCACACGAGCGGGTTTATGGAGCAGTTCTCAAGGGAAAAGGCGCTGCCTGAGATGAGGCTCTGTATTGAAAGGTATGAATTGTAAATCTGGGAAATAAGAGAATTGAAGAAAATGCTGAGAGGCACAAAAATGATTAATGCAATAAGCGCTGTGACAATTAGTGCAGAAAGGTTCTTGTTTTTGATTTTTGAGAGAAAAAAGCGGTAGAGCGGATAAAACATGTAAGTAATTATCATCGCAATAAAGATGGATATTATAAACGGGCGGAGAAGAAGGAAAGAAACTATCCCAAGGATTATGAAAATTGCCAGGAAAAAAAGCCCTTTCTTATTTAATTCCGTCTTCCCTTTCATCTCTCTTTCCCCTCTTTTTTGCTAAAAAAAATGGGCTCGCCCAGATTCGGACTGGGGACCTTCTGCACGTCAAGCAGACGTCATAGCCACTAGACTACGAGCCCGACTATATTAAAAGACATAGAATCATTATTTAAAGATTTCGGAAGAGAGCCATAAATTTATATATCCTGCAAAACAGAATAGAAGCATGATTGAGTGGATTATAATTCTTGCGGCGGTTTTCATAGCGGGCTTTCTCATAGGAAAATACATTGCTGAAAGGATAAGGTGGGCTGATAAGAAGAGGGAGATTGAAAGGCAGTATGAAGAGAGAATTTCAGAACAAAAACCAAGAAAACCGAGCTGCTTTTTTTAGAATTAATGTATAATCTGCTTACAAATAGCGGAAAATGTGCCGTTATTGTTCCAGATGGAGTTTTATTTGGTAACTCTAAAGCGCATAAAAACATAAGAGAACTTCTTTTGGAAAAATGCCGTCTCGATGCGGTTATTTCTATGCCTTCAGGAATATTCAAACCATATGCAGGTGTTTCAACTGCAGTTTTGTTCTTCACAAAAGGAGAGCCAACAAAAGAAGTTTGGTTCTATGATATGGAAGCAGACGGCTTCAGTTTAGATGATAAAAGGACTTCTCAGCCCGATAAAAATGATATTCCAGACATAATTGAACAATTTAAGAAAAGGCAGAAAGAGAAGCCAAAAGATAGAAAAGGAAAATGCTTCTTTGTTCCAATATCAGAAATAAAAGAGAATAATTATGATTTGAGTATTTCAAAGTATAAAGAGATAGAATATGAAGAAGTAGAATATGAAAAGCCCGAAGCAATAAAGAAAAAAATATTAGATTATGAAAATAAGATAATTGATGCATTAAAAGATTTGAAAATTTAAAAATAAGAAAATGAAAAATGATAAAGACAAAAAAGAATTAGAAATTCCTAGTTTATATGATTATTTCTATTATGATTTTTCCGTATTAAAAACTCTGTTTGATTTAGATCAAATTGAAGAATATGCTTCATCAGAATTGAATATGTCCTTTAAAAATAATTTAAGAGGGGCATCATACCTTTTTGAGTTAATTCTTATTAATATAATAAATCACTTAGAACTCTTAATTCAAAACGACAACATTGGTGATATTATTCAATGGAGCGATACTGATATCAAAGAAGAAGCAATCAGAAGTCTTATGGATTTAGATCCTATCATAAAATATATCTTTAACTTTAATAGTGTGCGAAAAGAATTGGCTAAGATTAGAACAAAAAATAAACCGCTAATTGATAAAGATGTTACTGAATTTATTAGCACAGTTCAAAAATTTAAGTTGATGCTTGAAGAAACCAATAAATTTCTTATTCAGAATCTTGGAATTGAGAAATTTGATGATTCTATGGGTGAACAGCCATTAATATTAAATTGGTTTTTAATCAAATATAATTATA
It contains:
- a CDS encoding AI-2E family transporter; protein product: MKGKTELNKKGLFFLAIFIILGIVSFLLLRPFIISIFIAMIITYMFYPLYRFFLSKIKNKNLSALIVTALIALIIFVPLSIFFNSLISQIYNSYLSIQSLISGSAFSLENCSINPLVCRLVSIADNALKVEIFRNAWNEMILSTANVVIKATSSFLISIPSKLFDLFLIFFTIFFLLRDYDYFSAGINSIIPLHESHRKKILKQFNDSLYAVIYGNILIALVQGVFATVGFYFLKVPSFALWGLLTTIAAMIPFIGPPAIWLPLSIVQMLRGYLSHESSILWNGIFI